From Syntrophales bacterium, the proteins below share one genomic window:
- a CDS encoding prepilin-type N-terminal cleavage/methylation domain-containing protein has translation MKSRTKIFSPLRALNSGGKGFTLLELIISMALGLTLLGTVYGVFTIQQKHFINQEQIVEMQQNARMAIDIISREIRMAGYDPKITGYFTFQTTASEDRETNHSRIAFTYDANGDGIQYWNDTEQVAFRVDDGVLKRFSTGSVHWQPLVENIELLEFSYALSDGTLVASPSDPTAAQVLTIVKVTITVTAKTTKPDPAYTDPTNGDHYRRYRLTTSVTPRNLGF, from the coding sequence ATGAAAAGCAGAACAAAAATATTTTCCCCGCTCCGCGCCTTAAATTCCGGCGGTAAAGGGTTCACCTTGTTGGAACTCATAATTTCCATGGCTCTGGGACTTACTCTTCTCGGTACCGTGTACGGTGTTTTTACCATTCAACAAAAGCATTTTATCAATCAGGAACAGATCGTGGAGATGCAGCAGAATGCCCGGATGGCCATCGACATCATCAGCCGGGAAATACGCATGGCGGGATACGACCCGAAGATAACCGGCTATTTTACGTTCCAGACTACAGCCAGTGAGGATCGGGAAACGAATCACAGCCGCATCGCCTTTACATACGATGCCAATGGAGACGGCATACAGTACTGGAACGACACTGAACAGGTCGCCTTTCGCGTCGATGATGGCGTTCTTAAGCGTTTCAGCACCGGGTCAGTTCACTGGCAGCCGCTTGTGGAGAACATCGAACTGCTGGAGTTTTCGTATGCCTTGAGTGATGGCACGCTCGTTGCGTCACCATCGGATCCGACGGCGGCCCAGGTGTTGACCATCGTCAAGGTAACAATAACGGTGACCGCCAAGACGACAAAACCGGATCCCGCCTATACAGATCCGACGAACGGCGACCATTATCGCCGTTATCGCCTGACGACCAGTGTCACCCCGAGAAATCTTGGATTTTGA
- a CDS encoding prepilin peptidase, whose protein sequence is MDFFWTLWVTVFVTLAGAAIGSFLNVCISRIPEGVSIVHPRSRCPQCGHPIRFYDNIPVLSFLLLSGKCRDCGKRISFLYPVVEILTAVLAFITLQKFGLTPLWGVAFLFVCVLVVISFIDLEHQIIPHVLTLTGIPVFAILAVFFRGLAISEVFFGIMVGAGSLYFVAVYYEALTGREGMGGGDVNLLAMLGAFFGWKALLLILLVASFSGAVVGIAVMLIKGKDMKYAVPFGPFLSLAAVIHLFWGEELSRLLFNIYW, encoded by the coding sequence ATGGATTTTTTCTGGACGTTGTGGGTTACTGTTTTTGTTACACTTGCCGGCGCGGCGATCGGCAGCTTTCTCAATGTCTGCATCAGCCGCATCCCGGAGGGCGTCTCAATCGTTCATCCCCGTTCCCGCTGTCCCCAATGCGGCCACCCGATCCGCTTTTACGACAACATCCCCGTGCTCAGTTTTCTTTTGCTCAGTGGGAAGTGCCGGGACTGCGGCAAGCGGATATCCTTTCTTTATCCTGTCGTTGAGATATTGACTGCGGTTTTGGCGTTTATAACCTTGCAGAAGTTCGGGCTTACCCCCCTTTGGGGTGTGGCTTTCCTGTTTGTCTGCGTTCTTGTCGTGATCAGCTTTATTGACCTCGAACATCAGATAATCCCCCATGTTTTGACCTTGACCGGCATCCCCGTTTTTGCGATTCTGGCGGTTTTTTTCAGGGGGCTGGCGATAAGCGAGGTCTTTTTCGGGATTATGGTCGGCGCCGGCAGCCTCTACTTTGTCGCTGTTTATTACGAAGCGCTGACCGGCCGCGAAGGGATGGGGGGAGGGGATGTCAACCTGCTGGCGATGCTGGGGGCGTTTTTCGGATGGAAGGCGCTTTTATTAATACTTTTAGTTGCTTCCTTCTCTGGCGCCGTTGTGGGAATTGCCGTAATGCTGATAAAGGGCAAGGATATGAAGTATGCCGTTCCCTTCGGCCCATTTCTTTCCCTGGCTGCGGTGATTCATCTTTTCTGGGGAGAGGAATTAAGCCGGCTGTTATTTAATATCTATTGGTGA
- a CDS encoding prepilin-type N-terminal cleavage/methylation domain-containing protein, whose translation MKKLDFGKALMRTENGFTLIEIMIAIMLLVVALLGMVSVTTMVINGNALSKRMTTATTLAKDKMEDWKNMGYSGMAAGTETDYATAEGTVQAAATGSYYKRTSTLTANSPAANMMSIEVKVEWPQASPAHNVTLNTIVAAGF comes from the coding sequence ATGAAAAAGCTCGACTTCGGGAAAGCATTGATGAGAACCGAAAATGGTTTCACCCTTATTGAAATTATGATTGCGATCATGCTGCTGGTTGTTGCGCTTTTGGGTATGGTTTCGGTAACCACGATGGTGATTAATGGGAATGCCCTGAGCAAGAGGATGACGACAGCCACGACGCTGGCCAAAGATAAGATGGAAGATTGGAAGAACATGGGCTATTCCGGCATGGCGGCGGGAACAGAAACCGATTACGCGACGGCCGAAGGGACGGTGCAGGCCGCCGCAACGGGGTCTTACTACAAACGCACCTCTACCCTGACGGCCAACTCGCCGGCCGCCAACATGATGAGCATCGAGGTAAAGGTGGAATGGCCGCAGGCGAGTCCCGCACATAACGTAACATTAAACACGATTGTTGCCGCGGGTTTTTAA